The region GTACGCGCCTCCGACGGGGCGTTGACCCTCCCCGCAGCTCAGGAACTCTTCTGTCAGCAGATTCCCGTTCCGTCCCGCGGACCCTGCGGGCAGAGTCCTCCGTATGACACTCAAGAAACTGCTGATGCTGGGCGGTACGGATTTCGCGGGGCGGGCCGTGGTGGAGGCGGCGCTCGGCCGCGGCTGGGAGGTGACCGTCTTCCACCGCGGGCACCGCGAGCCGCCCGCCGGGGCGCGGTCCTTGCTGGGTGACCGCACCGCCCCGGACGGGCTCGCGGCGCTCGCCGACGCGTCCACCGATGGTGAGTGGGATGTCGTCGTCGACACCTGGTCGGCGGCGCCGCGGGCCGTTCGCGACGCGGCCCGGCTGTTGGCCGACCGGGCCGGGCGGTATGTGTACGTGTCGAGCTGCTCGGTCTACGCGTGGGCTCCGCCCGCCGACTACGCCGAGGACGCGCCGCTCGTGGAAGGGGCGTCCGAGGATGCGGAACAGACCGACTACGCGCAGGACAAACTGGGCGGCGAGCTGGCCGCCGTGTCCGCGTTCGGCGCGGAGCGCTCGTTGCTCGTGCGGTCCGGGCTGATCCTCGGGCCGTACGAGAACATCGGGCGCCTGCCGTGGTGGTTGACCCGGATCGCCCGGGGCGGTCCCGTCCTCGCGCCCGGCCCCCGGTCCCTCCCCCTCCAGTACGTCGATGTGCGTGATCTCGCGGAGTGGATCCTCGGGGCGGCGGATGCGGGGGTGAGCGGGGCGTACAACCTGATGAGTCCGCAGGGGCATACGACGATGGGGGAGCTGCTCGACGCGTGCGTCCGGGTCACCGGGGCGCGGGCGGAACTCCGTTGGACGGAGCCTTCCGTGGTCCTCGACGCCGGGATCCAGCCGTGGACGCAGTTGCCGGTGTGGGTGCCGGTGGGGTCCGACATGCATGACGCTCTTCATCGGGCGGATGTCTCCCGTGCGGTGGCGACGGGACTGCGGTGTCGGCCCGTCTCGGAGACGGTCGCGGACACGTGGACCTGGCTCCAGGGCATCGGCGGGGTGGCCCCCCAACGCCCGGACCGCCCCCCGGTGGGCCTCCCGCCCCACCTGGAGACAAAGGTACTCACCCAGTAGCACCACCCCATGTTCTCGCCCCCGCCGCCCCTACCCGTCCCATCCCGTTCCTGGGGGGCTCCGCCCCCAGACCCCCGGGTGGGTTCGTCGGCTGCGGGCCGGTGGGGGCCGATCGCGCAGTTCCCCGCGCCCCTGGGGGGCCGGGGCTGCGCCCCCGGCCCCCTGATCGGCCTGAACGGCCTCGTCCTCAAACGCCGGACGGGCTGAAAACGAGGGCGAGCCGAGGCTTTTAGGGGCGCAGGGAACTGCGCGACCAGCCCCCACCGGGCCGCGGCCGAAAGACCACCCCCTGGGGTCTGGGGCGGAGCCGGGGTGCACCTGGCACCACCCCCGCCCTGGTGCTCGGCCCAGTGACCCCGAGGGGCGGGTCGGTGAGACTGGCGGTATGGAGAGATGGAGCGGCAGGGGCATACGGACGCGCGGGCCGGAGGTACTGGTCGCCGGGGGACGAGGGCTGATGCTGGCCGTCGGGGGGTTCACCGGAGCGGTTGTTCTCTTCGTGCTGTCCGTCGTGTCGATCCTGCTCGTCCCGGTGGGGGTGGGGATCGTCACGACCCCTTGGGTCCTGACCGGCGTACGGGCCTTCGCGGACCGGCGACGGATCATCGCCGCCGAGTGGTACGGGATACGGATTCCGTCCACGTACCGGAGCCTGCCCGCGGACACGACCCCGTGGACGCGCTGCCTCCGCATGCTGGGGGACCCGGCGACCTGGCGCGACCTCGGCTGGCTGGTGGTCGACATGACCGCCGGGTTCGCGACCGCACTGCTGCCCGCCGCCCTCCTCCTCTACCCCCTGGAGGGCTTCGCGCTGGCGGCCGGCCTGTGGCGGGTCTTCACGGACGGCACGCACGTGGGCTGGTGGTACGGCTTCGTGCCGGTGTCGGGGCAGGGCTCCGCCCTCCTCGCGGGGGCACTGGGCGCGGCGCTCCTCGTCGCCTCCTACGCCCTCTCCCCCGCCCTCCTGCGGATCCATTTCCTCCTCACCCGCTCCGTCCTCGCCTCCGGCGACGGCGAACTCGCCGAACGGGTCCGCGTCCTCACCGAGACCCGGCGCACCGCCGTGGACACGTCGGCGGCCGAACTCCGCCGTATCGAGAGGGACTTGCACGACGGGGCGCAGGCGCGACTGGTCGCCATGGGGATGGACCTGGGGACCGTCGAGGTCCTCATCGAGAAGGACCCGGCCAAGGCCCGACAGCTGCTCGCCCAGGCCCGCCGGTCCTCCGCCGAGGCGCTCACCGAGCTGCGCGACCTCGTACGGGGTATTCATCCCCCCGTGCTCGCGGAGCGTGGACTCGGCGACGCGGTAAGGGCGTTGGTGCTGCGGCTGCCTCTCGTGAGCGAGGTGGACGTCGACATGGACGGCCGTGCCGACGCGCCCGTCGAGTCCGCCGCGTACTTCGCCGTCAGCGAGGTACTGACCAACGCGGTCAAGCACTCCGGAGCCGAGCGCCTCTGGGTCGACCTCCAGCACAGGGACGGAACGCTCCGCATCACCGTCACCGACGACGGGGAGGGCGGTGCCCGGGTCGGCGCGGGCTCGGGGCTCACCGGCGTCGAGCGGCGGCTCGGTACATTCGACGGCGTCCTGGCCGTCAGCAGCCCCGCGGGCGGTCCCACCATGGTCACCATGGAGATCCCTTGCGCGTTGTCCTAGCCGAAGACCTGTTCCTGCTGCGCGACGGACTGGTCCGGATGCTCGAGGCGTACGACTTCGAGATCGCCGCCGCCGTCGAGAGCGGACCCGAACTCACCCGGGCGCTGGCCGAGTTGGCGCCGGACGTCGCCGTGATCGACGTACGGCTGCCGCCCTCGCACACGGACGAGGGGCTGCAGTGCGCGCTCCAGGCCCGTCGGGAGCGGCCGGGGCTGCCGGTGCTCGTGCTCTCCCAGCACGTGGAGCAGCTGTACGCACGGGAGTTACTCGCGGACGGCACGGGCGGGGTCGGTTATCTGCTCAAGGACCGGGTGTTCGACGCGGAGCAGTTCATCGACGCCGTACGGCGGGTCGCCGCGGGTGGGACCGCGATGGATCCGCAGGTGATCCAGCAGTTGCTGGCGCGGCGTTCCCACACCGCGCAGCCCCTCGGGTGGCTGACCCCCCGTGAGCTGGAGGTGCTCGAACTGATGGCGCAGGGCCGCTCGAACGCGGCGATCGCGGCCCAACTCGTGGTCACAGAACGGGCGATCGCCAAACACACCTCCAACATCTTCACCAAACTGGGGCTGGAGGTCTCCGACGATGACAACCGGCGCGTACTCGCCGTACTGGCGTATTTGGATCACGGAAGCCAGTGAAGAAGAAGCGCCCGCCGACGCCGTTGAATATCGTTCAAACCTGTTTTTCGAGATCAACTCCTCGAAAAACATGCGGTTCTGAGCCCATTGCGCCGGAAATGACCTCACGAACTTCTAAGATTTTCCTGGGTTTCTGAACGCCTCAGGAGTCACCTGCGTACTGATGGACGCCGCTTCACTCCTGTCGGGCGCCTCGATGCCCCGCAAGGAAGTCAGAGGAGTTCCATGGGACGCAACACTCGCAAACGACGTTCGCCGCTGGCTGTTCGCGCGGTTGCCGCATCCGCGGCGCTCGCGATCGGTGGGGGCGGATTGATCTGGGCGAATTTCTACGCTTCGGCGCACGAGTCCAACTCGAGCCCGAACACCACCAAGGCTGCCGCCGCTCAGGTCGCCACCATCTCCTGCCCCGATGTCGGGCAGAAACTGACCAGTGTGCCCGCCAACGCCAAGTCGAACGTCGACGCGGAGCTGGCCACGCTCGACAAGCAGATCACCGAGGCTTACGCCCGGCTGGCCTCGTCGCGTCAGGCTCAGGCCAATGACGCGGGCTTCGTCCAGAACGCGATCCTGTCGCCGCTCAAGGACAAGCGCTCCGCGGTCATCGGCCGAATCAAGATCGACTTCACTCGGGTGGGCGCCGCCGCGCCGACCATGCTGGACGGTCTCGCCGCCTGCACCGGCACCACCGCCAACCAGGCCCAGACCACCGCCGGTGGCCAGAACAACGGCCAGCAGAACAACGGGGGTCAGAACAACAACGGCCAGAACAACGGTGGCCAGAACAACGGCGGCCAGCAGAACGGCGGCCAGCAGAACAACGGCGGCGGCGCGGCCACCGCGGCGCCGAGCGCGAGCGCGCCGGCCAACATCGGCGGCCAGGCCGGAAACGGTCCCGTCGCCGCCGACTTCGTCGACATCACCAAGGTCGCACCGAACGTCCAGGGCAAGCCGCAGAAGGGCGCCAACGCCTCTCGAGGTACGTTCACCACCGCGTGCGGCGTGAACGCGAACAAGAACTTCAACACCGACAACGTGATCGTGGCGCCCGGCGTGACCAACGGCGCGCACCACCTGCACGACTACGTCGGCAACCAGAAGGTCAACGCGTTCTCCAGCAACCAGACGTTCCTGCAGGGCGGGACCAGCTGCCAGAACAAGAGCGACCTGTCGTCGTACTACTGGCCCGTGGTCCGTATCCAGAACGGCACGCAGGACTTCGACCAGAACAAGGACGGCGGCGGCAAGGAAGGCAACGTCGGCAAGATCCTGACCCCGGTCTCGGCCCAGATCAAGTACGTGGGCAGCCCGGCCAGCAAGGTCGTCGCGATGCCGCAGTTCCTGCGCATCATCACCGGTGACGCCAAGACCACGACCAACGGTCTGGCGAACGCCAACGCGCACTGGAGCTGCACCGGCTTCGAGAACAAGGTCCAGCTGACGTCGCAGTACCCGATCTGCCCGCAGGGCAGCAAGGTGGTGCGCACGTTCGCCTTCCAGAGCTGCTGGGACGGCCAGAACATCGACAGCGCCAACCACCGTACGCACGTGGCCTTCCCCGACCCCGCGAGCGGTGTCTGCGGCAACGGCTTCAAGGCGATCCCGCAGCTGACGATGCGCCTGACGTACAACATCGCGCCGCCGACCATCCAGAACGGTGTGGTGAAGAACGCGTACGCGGTCGACGGCTTCCCGGAGCAGCTCCACAAGGCGGCCACCGACCACGACGACTTCATCAGCGTCACCACCGGTGGCCTGGCGAACAAGATCGCCAACTGCCTCAACACCGGCAAGCAGTGCAGGTAGCAGCCCCTTCGCCGAAGCGAGTAGTCGCTTCACCGAAGAGCTAGCAAGGCACTGAGAAGGCCGGTGGCGGGAGATCCCGCCACCGGCCTTCTGTGTGTGTGCCGTGCGTGCGGCTCAGCCGCTGTGGGAGGAATGCTGGCTGTGGTTGGTGCCGACCTCCATGTCACCGCCGAGCGTGCCGCGCAGCGCCGTGACCACCTTCTGGTCGGCGACGGCGACCCACTTGGCGCCGACGAGGTAGAACCCGCCGTAGTCCTTCGCGTCGTTGATCCACTCGCGCTGGCCGCGGTCGGTGGCGAAGGTCGCGAGGACGAACTTGCCGTTGGTGTTCTTGCAGATCGCCTGGCGGATCTCGTCGGCGTCCGTCTGTATGTCCGGCTTGCACTTCACCTCGGCCGCCAGATCCTCCAGACTGCCGGTCGCGGTGGCCGGGACCCGGTCGGCCGAGTCGCTCTTGGTTCCTCCCCCGTCCGACCCGCCGCAGCCGGTCAGCGCCAGCAGGGCCGCGGCCGCGACGACCGCAAGGCCGTGCCCGCTCAGCTTTTCGCGTGTCAACCTCATACGTTCCTCCGGTGCCTGTCGGCGCCCACGCCGTCGAGAGCCCCGGCGAGGGCCCTGGTCTTCGATACGGCTGCGGCGCGCCAAATGCTCAATCTCCCCCGTTACGGACGGAAGGACATCCGGTGGGAATGCCGATGCCGCAACGGGCACGTGTGTGCGAAGGTGTGGCCGTGACCGAAGACTGGGAAGAGCGTACGGCGGCGGCCTGGGCCACGTTCGACGGCTCCGAAGAAGCGACCGAAGCGGACGCGGCGGACTTCCGGGCGGTGATCGACGCGCTGGTCGCCGAACTGCCCGCGGACAGCCCCGTCGGCCCGTTCGAGCGGGCCTGCGCCTGGGACTCCACAGGCCACTCGGACCAGGCCGTACCGCTGTACCGGGAGGCCCTCGCCCGCGGCCTCGGCGGCTACCGCGGCCGCCGCACCAAGATCCAACTCTCCAGCTCGCTGCGGAACATCGGGCAGGCCGAGGAGGGCGTCAAGCTCCTCACCCCCGAACTCGACGCGCCCTCCGACGAGTTGGACGATGCCGTACGCGCCACTCTCGCGCTCTGTCTCGCCGACCTGGGCCGCGAACGCGAGGGCCTCTCGCTGGTGATCGCCGCCCTCGCGCCCCATCTGCCGCGCTACCAGCGATCCATGGCGAACTACGCGCGGCTGCTCGTACAACCCGGGGAGTAACTCTCCGGAGCCAGGTGACCATCCACCGATTCGCTCGTTTTGCTGAACGTGCAGTCACAGGATGTAGCCCAGCGCTCCGCAGCCTCCCCAGGACCGGTCGTCGACGTCGAGCAGGCCGAGGCCGCTCTCGTCGAGCACTACCCGCGGCTCGTCCGGCTCGCCTATCTGGTGCTGCCGCCGAGCCTCGGCCGCAACCGACGGGTGCTGACCGCGCACGCCCTCACCCAGCGCGCCCTGCCCCGGGGACGCACGACCGCCGCCCTGATCCCGGCCCAGGCCACCGGCCGCGACGGCGACCCCGGCTACGCCCTCGTACGCCTCAAGGTCGTGCGTACGGCGCTGGAGGCCGGGGTGCCGCTGCGGCGCGCGGCCTGGCCCAAGCGGTCCCAGCTGCCTCCGTTGCTGCCCCAGGTGTGGGGCCTGAGGCTCTTCCCACGCTCGGGTGGCGCCGACGAACTCGCCCTGGACCAGCGGCTGTCGGCCCTGTCCGGACCCGCCCGCGCGGCGTACGTCCTGCGCGGCCTGGAGAAGCTGCCCGACCCCGACGTGCGCAAGGTGCTGACGGCGGCGGGCGTCGACGACCCGGGCGCGGCGCTCAAGGAGGCAAGCGGCGTCGAGGCCAGGGACGTCCTGCTCCTGTCCCCCGAGTTCGACCCCTGTTCGCTGCACGCCCGGCCCACCGACCTGATGCGGCGCAGACAGCACATGAAGGCCGCGCTCGCCGCCGGCGTCGCGGCGGCCGTCTGCGGCGCGCTGCTGGCCCTGCCCAGCGGCGGCTGGGGACCCGACGGCGCCGCCGCCCCGTCGTACGCGCAGAACCCGGCCGCCGAGGCCGCCCTCGACCCCGGGAAGGTGACGCGGGTCGCCCCGACGGCGTGGCGGTCGTCCGCGCGCACCGACTTCTCCGTGTGGCCCGCGCGCGGCAACCTCGCCCGGGACATCGCGCTGCTGCGCCGCGCGCTCGCCGTCTGGGCCCGGCCCGGCGAATCCGTGCAGGTCTCGGCGACGCCCGGCACCCCCTCGGGCGCCCCGGCCGGACCGCCGCAGCTGCTGTACGCCGGTGATGTGGACCAGGCGCGCGTGGTGCTCTTCTACGACGGACTGCGCATCGCCCGGTACGCCGAGCCACGCGCCGGCACGGGCGGCGCGGCCCTCGACTTCGCCCGGGTCGACGGCGCGACCGGGGCCGAGGCGGAGGCGCTGGTCCTGGACCGGGCCGACGGCAACGTCCGTTATCTGACCGCCCCCTGGGTGACCGAGGCCGCCGAGCGCGACCTGCTGAAGCCGACCGCGGGCCCGACGCCCCTCACCCTCTCGGCCGAGGGTGTCAGCACGCCGCTGGCCGGCCCTGCCCCGACCGGCACCTGCACCTCGTGGAACGTCATGGAGGTGACCGACACCTCGGGCCCGCACCTGCTGGCCGACCTCGGCGAGCTGATCCCGGCCCATCTCACCTCGGGGCCGCCCGCGGCACCCCACGAGGTCGCGGGCCCCGCGGCGCTGCGGAACTGGGCGCCGTTCGCCTGCTCCCTGGCCGCCGTGCGCTCCCAGGGCGTGCGGTCCGTGAACGCCTGGCAGTACGCGCAGCAGCCGCTGCCCGACGCGAGCGGGCAGGCCGCCTGGGTGTGCACCCGGGCCGACACCTGGCGGGGTGACGGCACCCGGATCCTGGCCCAGTTCCACACCCCGGGCGGGGCGTACGGCGCCATCGCGGCGAAGGCCGAGAACTCGCCCGCGTGCGGCCGCCGTGACCCCCATGTGCTGGCGGGCGTGCTGTGGAAGTCGGGCGCGGGCGACTGGTACCTCCTCGCGGCGGGCAGCAAGGACACCGCCTCGATCAGCACGTCGGGCGGGGTGAGCGGGTCGGCCCGGGGCGCGCTGCTCGCCGTACGGACGAAGCAGGGGGATCAGGCCGGGCTGAAGGGCACCCTGACGGACGGACGAGCGGTCGACGGACTGCGGTAGGGCCTGCCCGGCCGATCCTCGGGGTGTCACAGCCGACCCTCGCGTCAACAAGTGGGGCGCACGGGGGTTCTCCCCGCACTTACCCGTCAGTACATTGACGGCATGTCTAACAAGCATGCCGCCCGGCTGCCCCGGCCGGTCGAGTCCGAGCGGATACCGCTCAAGGCCCGGAAGGTGTCGTTCTCCTGGGAGGACACACCGCTGCACTGGGTGCCGGGGGAGCCGTTCGCCACGCACACCATGAACGTGCTGCACCTGCTGCTGCCTGCCGGTGAGCGCTGGTTCGTGCACGTGTACAAGCAGGTACTGCCCTACATCCGGGACGAGCGGCTGCGCGCGGACGTCATCGGGTTCATCGGGCAGGAGGCGATGCACTCGCAGGCCCACGACGAGGTCCTCCCCCACCTCAGGGAACTCGGGCTCGATCCGACGCCGTACACCGCCCAGGTCGACTGGTTCTTCGAGAAGCTGCTCGGCGACCGCACCCTGCCGCCGGGCAGGGCCCGCAAATGGTGGCTGATGGAGCGCGTCGCGATCATCGCGGCGATCGAGCACTACACCGCCTTCCTCGGCGACTGGATCCTGAACGCCGAGGAGTTGGACCGGCGCGGCGCCGATCCCACCATGCTGGACCTGATGCGCTGGCACGGCGCGGAGGAGGTCGAGCACCGGTCCGTGGCCTTCGAACTCTTCCTCCACGTCGACGGGAGCTACCGGCGCCGCGCCCGGACCTGGGCCACGGCCTTCACCGCCCTGGTCTTCCTCTGGCAGCGCGGGGCGCGGTTCTTCATGGAGAACGACCCGACCCTCACGGCGGGCAGGGCGAGCTTCAAGGAGTTCTACCTGAGCGGGAAGCGGGGCGTGCTGCCGTCGACCGGCGACATGCTCAAGTCCATTCCCCGCTATCTCAGCCGCACCTACCACCCCTCCCAGGAGGGTTCGACCGAGCAGGCGGTCGCCTATCTCGCCTCGTCACCGGCGGCGACGGCTGCCGAGAGGAGAGCCGAATGACGCCCCGGCTGCGGACCGTCGCCGCCGTCGCCGGTGCGGCCCTGCTCGCCCGGCGGGCGCTGCGCCGCCGGATCGAGGTCTCGCCGCTGTGGCCGCTGCCCGCCCTGGAGGAGCCGATCTCCGGCCGGCCGCGCTCCCGGACGCTGCGGCTGCCGGTCACCCGGCACGAGCGCGTCGCCGACGGGGTCGTACAACTGCGTCTGGAGGGGCACGACCTGCCGCGCTGGGAGCCCGGCGCCCACCTCGACCTCGTCCTGCCCTCGGGGCTCGTACGGCAGTACTCGCTGTGCGGGGACCCGGAGGACACCTCGTCGTACACCGTCGCAACCCGGCTGGTCGAGGACGGGCGGGGCGGGTCGCGCGAGGTCCACGAACAGCTCCGGGAGGGCATGGAGGTCGAGGTGCGGGGGCCGCGCAACCGGTTCCCCCTCGCGCCTGCGCCCGCGTACGTCTTCGTCGCGGGCGGCATCGGGATCACACCGATCCTGCCGATGCTGCGGGTGGTCCAGGACCGCGCGGAGTGGCGGCTGCTGTACGGCGGCCGGACGCGCGCGTCGATGCCGTTCCTGGAGGAGATCGGGAAGCTGCGCGGCGGCCGGGTCACCGTCGTGGCCGAGGACGAGGACGGACGGCCCGATCTCGACGCGCTGTTCGCGGACGTGCCGGCGGGCGCGGCCGTCCACTGCTGTGGCCCCGAGGGGCTGATGGAGGCGGTCGGACGCCGGCTGCCCGACGGTGCGGCGCTGCACCTGGAGCGGTTCACGCCGAGCACCTCCGCCGAGGGCAACGGTGCCTTCGAGGTCGAACTGCGCCGCAGCGGACGTACGGTGAGCGTCGCCGCCGACACCACCGTGCTCGCCGCCGTACGCGCCGAACTGCCCGACACCGCCTACTCCTGCGAGCAGGGATTCTGCGGAACCTGCCGACAGCGGGTGCTGGAAGGGGAGATCGAGCACCGCGACGAACTGCTCACCGACACGGAGCGTGGTGACTCGATGCTGATCTGTGTTTCGCGGGCGCTCGGTGATCGCATCGTGTTGGACATGTGAACGACCATGGCCGGACCGGCCCGTTCGGGGCCGGATCCGATCGGTAAGGTGTTCGTATGACAATCGGGGTACGCCGCAGGATGGGTGTCGAGGAGCGGCGACAGCAGTTGATCGGCGTCGCCCTCGACCTCTTCAGCCGACGCTCACCCGACGAGGTCTCCATCGACGAGATAGCCTCGGCCGCGGGTATCTCACGGCCGTTGGTCTACCACTACTTCCCCGGCAAACTCAGCCTGTACGAGGCGGCGTTGCAGCGTGCCTCGGACGAACTCGCGAGTCGCTTCGTGGAGCCGCACGAGGGCCCGCTGGGCTCGCGGCTGCTGCGGGTCATGCGCCGATTCTTCGACTTCGTGGACGACCACGGGCCCGGTTTCTCGGCGTTGATGCGCGGCGGTCCCGCGGTCGGCTCCTCGAAGACCAACGCGCTCGTCGACGCCGTGCGGCAGGCCGCCTACGTCCAGATCCTGTCGCATCTGAAGGTCGAGGACCCGCCCGCCCGCCTGGAACTGGTGATCCGCTCCTGGATCTCGCTCGTCGAGTCGACGGCGCTGATCTGGCTGGACGGGCGGCGGATTCCGCGCGGCGAGCTGGAGGTGCAGCTCGTGCAGGACTTCGCGGCGCTGGCCGCGGTGAGCGCCACGCACGACGAGGAACTCGGCGCGCTGCTGCGCCGGGCGCTCAAGGGCGACCCGGGCGACGGGCCGTTCACCGACCTCGCCGTCCGGTTGATCGCGCTGGCCTCACCCCCGGCCTCGTAGGCCCGGCGGCCTCTACTCCTCGTACTTCCGGTACGACGGGTCGAGGTCACGTACCTCGGCGGACGCGTGCACCGTCGAGACCCCGTCGGTGGGCTCGATGTGCTTGCGCAGCAGCTCCAGTACGGCTTCGGTGAGCTTGGCCTTGGTCTCGTCGGTGCGGCCCGGGAGCAGGGCGAGCGTGATGTGCACGATGGCGTGTCCGTCCTCCCCCGCCCCCACCACCTCTTCATCGGTGCACCGGAACCGCGTCTTGCACGCCTCGATGCGCGCGGCCGCCGTCTCGACGACCACCGGGTGCAGCGCGAGCGCGAAGCCGCGCTGGTCGAAGGCGTCGTCGAGCGAGTAGGAGTAGTCGACGGTGATCTGCGGCATGGGCACTCCTGTTCTAGGGTTTCCCGGTCACCCTAGCCGCAGCGCCAGCAGTGCGATGTCGTCCTCGCGGTCCCGGCCGAAGCAGTCGAGCAGGGTGTCGCAGAGGGCGTCCAGGCCGGGCAGGGCGCCGCTGGCGGCGGCGCGGAGGTGCTCCATCGAGACCGCCAGATCGGTGCCCCGGGTCTCGATCAGGCCGTCGGTGACCATGAGGAGCCGGTCGGTGGGTTCGAGGAACAGCTCCGTGGGCGGCGGGTGGGGCAGACCCACACCGAGCAGCGGCCCTGCGGCCTTGGAGTAGTCGGCGCCCCCGTTGTCCCGGATGATCAGCGGCGGGATGTGGCCGGCGTTGGCGATGCGGGTGCGTCCGGTGGCGGGGTCGACCAGGACCAGGCACACGGTCGTGGTGATGCCCGGGTGGTAGCGCTGGAGCATCCGGTCGAGGCGCTCGGCCAGCACGGCCGGGTCGCTCTCCTCGACACAGTAGGCGCGCAGCGCGTGCCTGATCTCGACCATGACGGTGGCCGCCTCCAGCGAGTGCCCGACGACGTCGCCGACCGCGGTGAGCACGCCCTCGCCGGTGCGCAGGGCCGCGTAGAAGTCGCCGCCGATCTCGGTCTCCGCGGAGGCGGGCACGTACCGGACCACGACGTCGACGCCCGGCAGTTCGGGCAGCCGGTGTGGCTGGGGCAGGAAGCTGTGCTGGAGGGTGAGGGCGACGTGCCGTTCGACCTGGTACATGAGCAGCGGTTCGGCGGCGAGCGCGGTGGCCTCGGCGAGCCGGGCCAGCAGGGCCTCGTCCTCGGGACTGACCCGGCGCACCCCGCGGGTGGGCGTGGCGAGGCACACCGAGGCCCGGCCCTCCTGGATGGGGATCAGCGCCAGGCGGGCGTCGTGCTGCACGCCCGGCCGGAAGAACCCGGCCGGCCACAGCGGCGCGGGCACCGTGGTGATCTGGACGCCCGACTGCCCCCGGGTGAGCCGTCGGAGCAGTCCGGCGACGGCCCGGTGGGCGCCCTCGTCGGGCATCGCGAGCGAGGTGCGGTCCCGTGAGGTGCCGCGGTACAGCTCGTCGTCCGGGCCGAGGACGAAGACGGCGGCGGGCGAGCCGGTGAGCCGCGCGGCGCCGTCGGCGGCGGCGTCGGCGAGTTCCTGCGGGGAGCGCGCCGTCTGGATGGCGACGACCGTCTCCGCCAGCCGGGTCAGCCGCCGTGCCAGCGCCTGGTCGCCGGCCCTGAGACGGGCGGTGCGCACCGCGGCCCGGACCACCGCGTCGATCTCCTCGGGCTCGGCGGGCACCGTCAGATACGCCTCGCCGCCCACGTCGAGGCCTCGGCAGCGATCCCCCGCGTCCACGGCGGCGGCCGAGAAGTGCACGACGGGCAGGCCGGCCATGTGGGGCCGGGCCTTGAGCCGGCGGCACAGTTCGAAGCCGCTCATGTCCGGCAGGTCCACATCGACGAGCGCCACGTCGGGCAGGGTGCCCTTGCGCAGCCGTACGTCGAGTTCGACGAGCGCCTCGGAGCCGCTGGCGACCGGGACGACCTGGTGGCCGGCGCGGCGCAGCACGGCGCTCATGGCGTACCGACTGGCCGCCACATCGTCCACGACCAGCACGGTCGTGTCTGTCCGCTTGCCGTTGACGTCCATCTGCCAGCCTCTGGACACGCCGGTGGGGCAGACCGGGATCGAGGTCTGCCCCACCAAGGTAATGCCCTTTCAGGAGGTCCGGGAGAATACCGCCACAGTGCGCCCCGGAACGGCGAACGTGCCCGTTTTCGCCTCGTAAGAGGAGGATTTGACGATAGGGTCGGCGCCCGCCGCCTGCACCGGGTGCAGCGCGTACGCCGTCCCGGCCAGGGCGCCGACCGTCTGCTCCTGTGCCTTCGGTGTCGCGTTGAAGACGACGACGAGGTCGCCGAGCTCCATCGTGATCACGCCGGGCGTCTCGTCCTTGCCGGACAGCGGGAAGGAGAGCTTCGACTGCACCTGCCCGGCGGTGGACAGCGAGAAGACGTTCTCGGTCGTACGGATCCGCTCCAGGTCCTGGTACGCGGCAGAGCTGCCCTCGATCTGCGGGCATCCCACCTTGACGGTGCTCAACAGGGGTGTGGCGTAGGGCCACTTGGACGCGTTGTCGGCCGC is a window of Streptomyces sp. NBC_00271 DNA encoding:
- a CDS encoding TetR/AcrR family transcriptional regulator, which codes for MTIGVRRRMGVEERRQQLIGVALDLFSRRSPDEVSIDEIASAAGISRPLVYHYFPGKLSLYEAALQRASDELASRFVEPHEGPLGSRLLRVMRRFFDFVDDHGPGFSALMRGGPAVGSSKTNALVDAVRQAAYVQILSHLKVEDPPARLELVIRSWISLVESTALIWLDGRRIPRGELEVQLVQDFAALAAVSATHDEELGALLRRALKGDPGDGPFTDLAVRLIALASPPAS
- a CDS encoding PDR/VanB family oxidoreductase — its product is MTPRLRTVAAVAGAALLARRALRRRIEVSPLWPLPALEEPISGRPRSRTLRLPVTRHERVADGVVQLRLEGHDLPRWEPGAHLDLVLPSGLVRQYSLCGDPEDTSSYTVATRLVEDGRGGSREVHEQLREGMEVEVRGPRNRFPLAPAPAYVFVAGGIGITPILPMLRVVQDRAEWRLLYGGRTRASMPFLEEIGKLRGGRVTVVAEDEDGRPDLDALFADVPAGAAVHCCGPEGLMEAVGRRLPDGAALHLERFTPSTSAEGNGAFEVELRRSGRTVSVAADTTVLAAVRAELPDTAYSCEQGFCGTCRQRVLEGEIEHRDELLTDTERGDSMLICVSRALGDRIVLDM
- a CDS encoding fused response regulator/phosphatase, which encodes MDVNGKRTDTTVLVVDDVAASRYAMSAVLRRAGHQVVPVASGSEALVELDVRLRKGTLPDVALVDVDLPDMSGFELCRRLKARPHMAGLPVVHFSAAAVDAGDRCRGLDVGGEAYLTVPAEPEEIDAVVRAAVRTARLRAGDQALARRLTRLAETVVAIQTARSPQELADAAADGAARLTGSPAAVFVLGPDDELYRGTSRDRTSLAMPDEGAHRAVAGLLRRLTRGQSGVQITTVPAPLWPAGFFRPGVQHDARLALIPIQEGRASVCLATPTRGVRRVSPEDEALLARLAEATALAAEPLLMYQVERHVALTLQHSFLPQPHRLPELPGVDVVVRYVPASAETEIGGDFYAALRTGEGVLTAVGDVVGHSLEAATVMVEIRHALRAYCVEESDPAVLAERLDRMLQRYHPGITTTVCLVLVDPATGRTRIANAGHIPPLIIRDNGGADYSKAAGPLLGVGLPHPPPTELFLEPTDRLLMVTDGLIETRGTDLAVSMEHLRAAASGALPGLDALCDTLLDCFGRDREDDIALLALRLG
- a CDS encoding 5-carboxymethyl-2-hydroxymuconate Delta-isomerase yields the protein MPQITVDYSYSLDDAFDQRGFALALHPVVVETAAARIEACKTRFRCTDEEVVGAGEDGHAIVHITLALLPGRTDETKAKLTEAVLELLRKHIEPTDGVSTVHASAEVRDLDPSYRKYEE